The Thermococcus peptonophilus genomic sequence CATAAAGAAGACCCCCCTCGGAACCAAGGTCACCATCTTCGCCGCCAACCCAGGTTACGTTATCGGAAGGGGCGGTAGAAGGATAAGAGAGCTCACCAGGATACTTGAGAAGCAGTTCGGCCTCGAGAACCCTCAGATCGAGGTCGAGGAGATTAAGAACCCCTACCTCAACGCCAAGGTTCAGGCTGTGAGGCTTGCCCAGGCCCTTGAGAGGGGCATCCACTTCAGGAGGGCAGCTTACTCCGCCATAAGGGCCATCATGAGGAACGGAGCTAGGGGTGTCGAGATAAGGCTCAGCGGAAAGCTTACAGGTGAGAGGGCCAAGAGCGTCAGGTTCTACCAGGGCTACCTCGCTAAGGTCGGAAACCCGGCCGAGACCCTCGTCAGCAGGGGCTACGCCCAGGCCCAGCTCAAGCTCGGTGTCATCGGTGTTAAGGTCTCAATCATGCCGCCCGACGCCAAGCTTCCGGACGAGATCGAGATTAAGGAGATCGTTGAGGAAGAGGTGAGCGCCAATGAAGCCCAGTGAGATTAGGGAGATGAGCATCGAGGAGATCGACAAGAAGATAAGGGAGCTCCGCCTTGAACTGGCCAAGGAGCGTGGCGTGCTCACCATGGGGGCCTCCATGGAGAACCCCATGGTCATCCGCAACCTCAGGCGCGACATTGCGCGCCTGCTTACTATAAAGAGGGAGAAGCTTAGGGAGAAAAGGTGAGGCTAAGTGCCAAGGATTGTGAACCCTCTGGATGAGATGCTCTTTAAGGAGGTCCTGAAGGAGCAGCAGAGGATAAGGGTCTACATTGAGAGGGCCCGCTACGGCAAGCTCAAGACCATAATCGAGGGCATAGACGAGAAGGAGTTCGACCTTGAGGATATAGCAAAGAAACTGAAGGCGAAGCTGGCATGCGGGGGAACGGCAAAGAACGGAAGGATAGAGCTGCAGGGAGACCACAGAGACAGGGTCAAGAAATTGCTGGCAGAGCTTGGATTTTCAGAGGAGCTCATAGAGGTCGAGTGACCCGGAAAAACATAATCTGGCACGAGCTGATAGGCCTTAAAGCAAAGGTTATAAGGGCATCTCATCCAGAGCTGGTCGGCATCGAGGGCTACGTCCTTGACGAGACGAGGAACACTCTCGTCCTGGTGGGAGATAGGGCCTGGGTAGTCCCGAAGGACGTGGTCGAGATCGAGTTTGACCTTGGCAATGAAAAGATCCGTGTCAACGGAAAGGATCTGGTGGGAAGACCCGAGATGAGACTCAAAAAGAGGTGGCGGAAATGAGAGAGATTGGATTGAGGGTTCAGCCTCCCGCTGAGGTTTGTAACGATCCCAAGTGCCCCTGGCATGGGAACCTCAAGATACACGGTAGATACGTTGAGGGTATAGTCGTTAGCGACAAGGGCAAGAAGACTGTCGTCGTTGAGAGGCAGTACTACCACTACCTCAAGAAATACGAGAGGTACGAGCTCAGGAAGAGCAAGGTTCACGCCCACAACCCCGAGTGCATCAACGCTAAGGTTGGTGACAAAGTGCTCATAGCCGAGACCAGGCCGATAAGCAAGACCAAGAGCTGGGTTGTCGTGGCCGTCCTTCAGAGGGCCGAGAGGGCTGAGGAGGTGTGATGCATGGCCAAGAAGGGTGCAGGTGCAACCAGGGGTATTAGCCCCGTCAGGCCAACGCGCGCCCTCCCGATAGGTGCCTACCTCAAGGTTGCTGACAACAGCGGTGCCAAGGTTATCCAAATCATAGGCGTCGTTGGGTACAAGGGTACAAGGAGGAGGCTTGCGGCCGCGGGCGTTGGTGACATGGTAGTCGCCACCGTTAAGAAAGGAAGACCCGACATGAGGCACCAGGTCGTCAGGGCTGTCGTTGTCAGGCAGAGGAAGGAGTACAGAAGGCTCGACGGCATGCGCGTTAAGTTCGAGGACAACGCGGCTGCGATAGTCACCCCCGAAGGTGTCCCTAGGGGAACCGAGATCAGGGGTGCGATAGCGAGGGAGGCCGCCGAGAGGTGGGTCAGGCTCGGTAGTATAGCGAGCATAGTGCTGTGAGGTGAGATGAGATGAAGCTTGATATGAAGCAGCCGAGGAAGCAGAGGAAGTTCCTCTACAACGCTCCCCTTCACCTGAGGGGTAAGATAATGAGCGCCCCCCTCAGCAAGGAGCTTAGGGAGAAGTACGGAGTGAGAAACCTGCCCGTTAGGGTTGGCGACAAGGTCAAAGTTATGCGCGGTGACTTCAAGGGCGTCGAGGGCAAGGTCGTGGAGGTCGACCTTAAGAGGTACAGGATTCATGTTGAGGGCGTTACTCACAAGAAGACCAACGGTACCGAGGTCTTCTACCCACTTCACCCCTCGAATGTCATGATTGTTGAGCTCAACCTCGAAGACGAAAAGAGAGAGAAGATAATTGAGAGGAGGGCTGCTTGATGGCGAGGAAGGGTCCAAAGAGACACCTTAAGAGGCTTGCCGCTCCGACTTCCTGGTATATTCACAGGAAGGCTTACAAGTGGGCCGTCAGGCCCAGTCCGGGTCCGCACAGCATGAAGACTTCAATACCGTTAATCTACATAGTCAGGGACTACCTCGGCTATGCCAAGACCGCCAGGGAAGCCAGGAAGATCCTCAACGAGGGCAAGATCCTCGTTGACGGCAGGGTCAGGAAGGACTACAAGTTCCCCGTTGGAATCATGGACGTCGTCTCAATCCCGGAGACAGGTGAGCACTACAGGGTTCTCCCGAACAGGATAGGCAAGCTCATACTCCACCCGATAAGCGAGGAAGAGGCCAAGCTCAAGCCCTTCAGGATCAACAACAAGAGGATGGTCAAGGGCGCTAAGGTTCAGCTGAACCTCCACGACGGAAGCAACCACCTCGTCAGCCTTGCCGAGAAGGACGCCTACAAGACCTCATACACGGTCATAATGCAGGTTCCGGAGAGGCAGATAGTCAAGGTGCTCCCGTTCGAGGTCGGTGCCTACGTCTTCGTTACCCAGGGTAAGAACGTTGCCAGAAAGGGTAAGATCGTCGAGGTCAGGCAGTTCCCGATGGGCTGGCCCGACGTCGTCACCATCGAGGACGAGAACGGTGAGCTCTTCGACACCCTGAAGGAGTACGCCTTCGTCATTGGTAAAGACAAGCCTGAGATTTCCCTTCCGTGAGAGGTGAGATGAGATGCAGATCAACAGAGAGGCAATCCTGGCTGACTGGGAAGCTCACCCGATGAGGAAGCCGAGGATAGCCAAGGTCACTATAAACATAGGTGTTGGTGAGAGCGGTGAGCGCTTGACTAAGGCCGAGACCATGCTGGAGCAGCTCGTCGGTCAGAAGCCGATAAGGAGGAGAGCCAAGCAGACCAACAGGGACTTCGGAATTAGAAGGGGAGAGCCGATAGCTGTCAAGGTCACCCTCCGTGGGGAGAAGGCCTACCAGATGCTCGACAGGCTTCTTGAGGCCGTTGACAGAAAGCTCAGCGTTGGCAACTTCGACGAGCACGGAAACTTCTGCTTTGGAATCCAGGAGCACATAAACATACCGGGCGTTGAATACGACCCAGAGATCGGTATCTTCGGTATGGACGTCTGCGTCACCCTTGAGAGGCCCGGGTTTAGGGTCGCCAGGAGGAAGAGGCAGAGGAGGAAGATACCGACCAAGCACAAGCTGACCAAGGAGGAGGGTATAGTCTTCGCTATGGAGGAGCTTAAGGCTAAGGTGGAGGGATTGTGAGATGGCGAAGGCCGATTACAACAAGAGGAAGCCGAGGAAGTTTGGTAAGGGTGCGAGAAGGTGCGTGCGCTGCGGCCAGTACGGGCCGATAATCAGAATACACGGCCTTATGCTCTGCAGGCACTGCTTCCGCGAGGTCGCCCCGAAGCTCGGCTTCAAGAAGTATGAGTGAGGTGAGAGAAGATGACTCTGCTTGACCCCCTGGCAAACGCGCTTTCACACATAACGAACAGCGAGAGAGTTGGAAAGAAGGAGGTCTACATAAAGCCCGCCTCAAAGCTCATCGGTGAGGTCCTCAGGGTTATGCTCGAGAACGGCTACATCGGCGAGTTCGAGCTCATCGACGACGGAAGGGCGGGAATATATAGGGTTCAGCTCATAGGCAAGATCAACAAGGCTGGCGCAATAAAGCCGCGCTTCCCGGTCAAGGCCAGGGACTATGAGAAGTGGGAGAAGAGGTTCCTTCCAGCCTTCGAGTTCGGTATCCTCATTGTCTCAACGTCCCAGGGTGTTATGACCCACAAGGAAGCGCTCGAAAAGGGAATCGGCGGCAGGCTGATAGCCTACGTCTACTGAGGTGAGAAAAATGCCGGTGGACGCTTGGATTCGTGAGGAGATTGAGATACCAGAGGGAGTCGAGGTCACCGTTGAGGGCAACACCGTCAAGGTCAAGGGGCCGAAGGGAGAGCTTCAGAGGGAGCTCAAGTACCCTGGCGTTCAAATCTTCACCGAGGACGGTAAGGTTGTCATCTACAAGGAGTTTCCAAGGAAGAAGGACGTGGCGATAGCGAGGACTTTCAAGGCCCATGTCAACAACATGATCAAGGGCGTTACCGAGGGCTTCAAGTACAGGCTCAAGGTCGTCTACAGCCACTTCCCGATGACAGTTAAGGTTCAGGGCGATGAAGTGGTCATCGAGAACTTCCTCGGTGAGAAGAACCCGAGGAGGGCCAGGATCCTTCCGGGCGTTACCGTCAAGGTCAAGGGAAGCGAGATCGAGGTTGAGGGTATTGACAAAGAAGCCGTAGGCCAGACCGCTGCTAACATCGAGCAGGCCACGAGGATAACCAAGTGGGACAGGCGTGTCTTCCAGGACGGTATCTACATTGTTGAGAAGGCTGGC encodes the following:
- a CDS encoding 30S ribosomal protein S3, translating into MAIERYFIKEGVKEMLIDEFLEKELRRAGYGGLDIKKTPLGTKVTIFAANPGYVIGRGGRRIRELTRILEKQFGLENPQIEVEEIKNPYLNAKVQAVRLAQALERGIHFRRAAYSAIRAIMRNGARGVEIRLSGKLTGERAKSVRFYQGYLAKVGNPAETLVSRGYAQAQLKLGVIGVKVSIMPPDAKLPDEIEIKEIVEEEVSANEAQ
- the rpmC gene encoding 50S ribosomal protein L29 — its product is MKPSEIREMSIEEIDKKIRELRLELAKERGVLTMGASMENPMVIRNLRRDIARLLTIKREKLREKR
- the yciH gene encoding stress response translation initiation inhibitor YciH, with amino-acid sequence MLFKEVLKEQQRIRVYIERARYGKLKTIIEGIDEKEFDLEDIAKKLKAKLACGGTAKNGRIELQGDHRDRVKKLLAELGFSEELIEVE
- a CDS encoding ribonuclease P protein component 1; protein product: MRGNGKERKDRAAGRPQRQGQEIAGRAWIFRGAHRGRVTRKNIIWHELIGLKAKVIRASHPELVGIEGYVLDETRNTLVLVGDRAWVVPKDVVEIEFDLGNEKIRVNGKDLVGRPEMRLKKRWRK
- a CDS encoding 30S ribosomal protein S17 — protein: MREIGLRVQPPAEVCNDPKCPWHGNLKIHGRYVEGIVVSDKGKKTVVVERQYYHYLKKYERYELRKSKVHAHNPECINAKVGDKVLIAETRPISKTKSWVVVAVLQRAERAEEV
- a CDS encoding 50S ribosomal protein L14 encodes the protein MAKKGAGATRGISPVRPTRALPIGAYLKVADNSGAKVIQIIGVVGYKGTRRRLAAAGVGDMVVATVKKGRPDMRHQVVRAVVVRQRKEYRRLDGMRVKFEDNAAAIVTPEGVPRGTEIRGAIAREAAERWVRLGSIASIVL
- the rplX gene encoding 50S ribosomal protein L24; amino-acid sequence: MKLDMKQPRKQRKFLYNAPLHLRGKIMSAPLSKELREKYGVRNLPVRVGDKVKVMRGDFKGVEGKVVEVDLKRYRIHVEGVTHKKTNGTEVFYPLHPSNVMIVELNLEDEKREKIIERRAA
- a CDS encoding 30S ribosomal protein S4e, whose amino-acid sequence is MARKGPKRHLKRLAAPTSWYIHRKAYKWAVRPSPGPHSMKTSIPLIYIVRDYLGYAKTAREARKILNEGKILVDGRVRKDYKFPVGIMDVVSIPETGEHYRVLPNRIGKLILHPISEEEAKLKPFRINNKRMVKGAKVQLNLHDGSNHLVSLAEKDAYKTSYTVIMQVPERQIVKVLPFEVGAYVFVTQGKNVARKGKIVEVRQFPMGWPDVVTIEDENGELFDTLKEYAFVIGKDKPEISLP
- a CDS encoding 50S ribosomal protein L5 — protein: MQINREAILADWEAHPMRKPRIAKVTINIGVGESGERLTKAETMLEQLVGQKPIRRRAKQTNRDFGIRRGEPIAVKVTLRGEKAYQMLDRLLEAVDRKLSVGNFDEHGNFCFGIQEHINIPGVEYDPEIGIFGMDVCVTLERPGFRVARRKRQRRKIPTKHKLTKEEGIVFAMEELKAKVEGL
- a CDS encoding 30S ribosomal protein S14, with translation MAKADYNKRKPRKFGKGARRCVRCGQYGPIIRIHGLMLCRHCFREVAPKLGFKKYE
- a CDS encoding 30S ribosomal protein S8, with protein sequence MTLLDPLANALSHITNSERVGKKEVYIKPASKLIGEVLRVMLENGYIGEFELIDDGRAGIYRVQLIGKINKAGAIKPRFPVKARDYEKWEKRFLPAFEFGILIVSTSQGVMTHKEALEKGIGGRLIAYVY
- a CDS encoding 50S ribosomal protein L6, encoding MPVDAWIREEIEIPEGVEVTVEGNTVKVKGPKGELQRELKYPGVQIFTEDGKVVIYKEFPRKKDVAIARTFKAHVNNMIKGVTEGFKYRLKVVYSHFPMTVKVQGDEVVIENFLGEKNPRRARILPGVTVKVKGSEIEVEGIDKEAVGQTAANIEQATRITKWDRRVFQDGIYIVEKAGKPIKF